In Chaetodon trifascialis isolate fChaTrf1 chromosome 6, fChaTrf1.hap1, whole genome shotgun sequence, one DNA window encodes the following:
- the piwil1 gene encoding piwi-like protein 1 translates to MTGRARARARGRARGQETVSPGASMVREPPPVAGPSGDAGELVSRGRQKGAPAPFSTTAVLQISAGFQQVKLGERGGRRRDFYDAGVNTRQAMEHVKESKTGTSGYPIQLTANFFRILSRPQWVLYQYHVDYKPPMESRRLRSALLFQHEEALGSVRSFDGAILFLPCRLQNKETVLHSETRSGEKVQITVTLTNELPPTSPVCVQFYSIIFRRILRILNMQQVGRNYYNPSDPLSIPQHRLIIWPGYSTSILHYESSIMLCTDVSHRVLRSETVLDFMYNLRQQCGNQGFTDVCARELIGLVVLTKYNNKTYRIDDIAWDHTPSNTFKRGDTDISFKDYYKTQYGLDISDGNQVLLISHVKRFAAAAAPLGPAMLVPELCYLTGLTDKMRADYKIMTCLSEVTRLNPEQREDRLNRFVTTIRTNADAQLELDKWGLNFDKNLLTLKGRVLPAERICQGSRLLEYNPQKANWTAETRGVPLISSPPLNKWFVFFTRRNYSEVQALLQALSKVSAPLGIQLQRPVLVEYEDRQESLLRALQHNVDSHTQMVVVVLPTSRKDKYDTIKKYLCVDCPTPSQCVRAATLGKALMTRATKIFLQMACKMGGELWSVEIPLKHLMIVGIDCYHDTSAGKRSVGALVASLNQNMSRWFSKCVLQPKGQEIMDGLKLALSAALKDYLKFNNCLPSRIILYRDGIGDGQLHSVVNYEVSQIMDSIKSMGHDYVPKLSVVVVKKRISTRFFANINGKISNPPPGTVVDTEVTRPEWYDFYIVSQSVEGGSVSPTHYNVVYDTSGLKPDHMQRLTYKLCHMYYNWQGVVAVPAPCLYAHKLAFLVGESIHREPNVQLDELLFYL, encoded by the exons AGCATGGTTCGAGAGCCTCCACCAGTCGCTGGCCCGTCTGGAGACGCTGGAGAGCTGGtcagcagagggaggcagaaagGTGCTCCAGCACCCTTTTCTACAACAG CTGTTCTCCAGATCTCAGCCGGGTTTCAGCAGGTGAAGCTGGGAGAAAGAGGTGGACGGCGGCGTGATTTTTATGACGCGGGGGTGAACACGAGGCAGGCGATGGAGCACGTCAAGGAATCAAAGACCG GAACGAGCGGGTATCCCATTCAGTTGACAGCGAACTTCTTCCGCATCCTGTCCCGCCCTCAGTGGGTTCTGTATCAGTACCACGTGGACTACAAACCGCCCATGGAGTCTCGCCGCCTGAGatctgccctcctcttccagcATGAGGAAGCACTTGGCTCAGTGCGGAGCTTTGACGGAGCTATACTCTTTCTGCCCTGCAGATTGCAAAACAAG GAGACTGTGCTTCACAGCGAGACAAGGAGTGGAGAAAAGGTTCAGATAACCGTCACCCTGACCAACGAACTGCCGCCCACGTCTCCAGTGTGCGTTCAGTTCTACAGCATCATATTCAGAAG GATTCTGAGAATTCTCAACATGCAGCAGGTTGGACGCAACTACTACAACCCCAGCGATCCACTCAGCATCCCACAGCACAG GCTGATCATCTGGCCGGGCTACAGCACCAGCATCCTGCACTACGAGTCGTCCATTATGCTGTGTACTGACGTGAGCCACAGGGTGCTTCGCAGTGAGACAGTTCTCGACTTCATGTACAACCTGAGGCAGCAGTGTGGAAATCAAGGCTTCACAGACGTCTGTGCCCGGGAGCTCATTGGACTCGTAGTCCTCACCAA GTACAACAACAAAACCTACAGGATTGACGATATTGCATGGGATCACACTCCCAGCAACACGTTCAAGAGGGGAGACACAGACATTTCCTTCAAGGACTATTACAAGACT CAATATGGTCTGGACATCAGCGATGGGAACCAGGTGCTGCTGATCAGCCATGTGAAGAGgtttgcagctgctgcagctcctctgggcCCGGCCATGCTCGTCCCAGAGCTGTGCTACCTCACAG GCTTGACCGACAAGATGCGAGCTGACTACAAGATCATGACCTGCTTGAGCGAGGTCACCAGACTGAAcccagagcagagggaggaccGCCTCAACCGATTCGTCACAACCATACGCAC GAATGCTGACGCACAGCTGGAGTTGGATAAGTGGGGACTCAACTTCGATAAGAACCTCCTAACTCTGAAAGGCCGAGTCCTCCCAGCAGAGAGGATTTGCCAAGGATCAAGACTG CTTGAGTACAACCCCCAGAAGGCGAACTGGACCGCAGAGACTCGTGGGGTTCCTCTGATCAGCAGCCCTCCGCTGAATAAGTGGTTCGTGTTTTTCACCCGCCGTAACTACAGCGAGGTCCAGGCCCTCCTGCAGGCCCTCAGCAAAGTGTCGGCTCCGCTCGGCATCCAGCTGCAGAGACCTGTCCT GGTGGAGTATGAGGATCGTCAGGAGTCTCTCCTCAGAGCCCTGCAGCACAATGTGGACTCCCACACACAGATG GTGGTGGTGGTCCTCCCCACCAGCAGGAAGGACAAGTACGACACCATCAAGAAGTACCTTTGTGTGGACTGTCCCACCCCCAGCCAGTGTGTGCGCGCCGCCACTCTGGGCAAAGCGCTCATGACCCGAGCCACCAAGATCTTTCTGCAGATGGCGTGCAAGATGGGAGGGGAGCTGTGGAGTGTGGAAATCCCG CTCAAACATCTGATGATTGTGGGCATCGACTGCTACCATGACACCTCTGCTGGGAAGAGGTCTGTTGGAGCGCTAGTGGCCAGCCTGAACCAGAACATGAGCAG gtgGTTCTCAAAGTGTGTGCTGCAGCCTAAAGGTCAGGAAATCATGGACGGCCTGAAGCTCGCCTTAAGTG ctgcactCAAAGACTATCTGAAGTTCAACAACTGCCTGCCGTCTCGCATCATTCTCTACCGGGACGGCATCGGGGACGGCCAGCTGCACAGCGTGGTCAACTACGAGGTCTCTCAGATCATGGACTCCATCAAGTCCATGGGGCACGACTACGT GCCCAAGCTgagtgtggtggtggtgaagaaGCGCATCAGCACCAGGTTCTTCGCCAACATCAACGGCAAGATCTCCAACCCTCCCCCGGGCACCGTCGTGGACACGGAGGTCACCCGGCCGGAGTG GTACGACTTCTACATCGTGAGCCAGTCTGTCGAAGGCGGAAGCGTCTCGCCAACCCACTACAACGTGGTGTACGACACCAGCGGACTGAAGCCCGATCACATGCAGCGGCTCACATACAAGCTGTGCCACATGTACTACAACTGGCAG GGGGTCGTCGCAGTGCCCGCTCCCTGCCTGTACGCCCACAAGCTGGCGTTCCTGGTGGGTGAGAGCATCCACAGAGAGCCCAACGTGCAGCTGGATGAGTTACTCTTCTACCTGTGa
- the rimbp2b gene encoding RIMS-binding protein 2: MTSPGTADHDKRLGKHANRSVMGTMGCQKTCKVEKLLKQPQREVVWSQRQRLATAKKNNRMRGADKLRNEVLPFRLPGVQHLDGFCLVEDNGGALRLSPVTLSHQRQKQKLLETEISTRRKECEALEAEVKKKNQTCQTLENELQDFLQENKHLNLQLFNSSHKASEYEKVKSEYAKLKETLGAVTQERDLALWERNQLQDKLENLEQVLKHMREAAERRQQLELEHEQALAVLNAKQQEIDLLQKAQVEAKKEHEGAVHLLENHLDSMQAKVRELEEKCRTQSEQFNLLSKELEKFRLQAGKFDILSTEPLTLCESPGSPNKSLSQLLNGLAAPIGKGNEAPTSRSLISEFIRPLQISGDKPELLSVKPTFLTRSRVRSPARAFLSEMDKELSSTTRSKPRFTGKVRLCIARYSYNPYDGPNEHPEAELPLVAGKYLYVYGTMDEDGFYEGELLDGQRGLVPSNFVDFVQDEETPSVQHRDTVAKEPGYLNHSSLGPQRLGVGTGTGTGISSLLSDSKLDCLSTSSLGMDLLGSSSNGTGTLDVSIDEVGEDIVPYPRRINLIKQLAKSVIIGWDPPVVPPGWGSISGYNVLVDKELRMSVPYGGRTKSLIEKLNLATHTYRISVQSITERGPSDELRCTMLVGKDVVVAPYYLRVDSITQVSAELSWMPSNSNYSHTIFLNGAEYDMVKAGGYKYKFFNLKPMTVYKVKVVAQPHQVPWQLPMDQREKREISVEFCSQPAGPPLPPQEVQVQCGQTPGVLQVRWKPPPLTSSGTSNGASVIGYAVCTKGQKIAEVLYPTADYVTVELNRIQCLEAREVIVRTLSTQGESQDSPVAIIPHNLLGSPRLSHRTTAPPHPIPHPQSHPVHSQTHPPYPSTYPPNHPQPQVQPLPRAQPHTLPHAQPHSQPICHPPPHPSAPPHFQRHPMPKSKLLVSAREPETKEHEVGLRSAQPWERSPSPLPPMHGPNLEPPHFQPRRSPSPQRILPQPQGVPIPNTIAKAMAREAAQRVFAEGNRVEKRNIFSERGNALHPLNSDEEEDGYDSPHARRRGASVDEFLRGSELGRQHHHHHYSHSEEYHTESSRGSDLSDIMEEDEEDLYSEMQLEEGRRRSINSHNTLKAYYKRQDLAEERDCWDLQREVVKQKSLRSKRLHSIPEVAEEELDGVDGMGQRLCFEDGGRPGTPHTQRRMYPQDSHMHNHLPPSKNSRHLQRQRSSPRFTDSRYCYNPEERSLGRPNRQNTKSPDSGLDCGSEEEGSLGRGHRGYYVHGSPMRGPVHIIHCEGPVERRALAMGRKRTLTRQCSVEEEFSDIPVTAAKSVHTGDFRNRDHFGPGREAGPRNYSREGALSEGRLNELDRVYYSPHREARAQSLSRLNRDQPLIIGNSPSHGSADRLDHSGRRLVHIGTPPQQRPIPSIEITMDSNSEGSEGNLSPVKEDVYYGSVARRRIWRSMSSEDQYDGYGGRRHGRGRHSLDYYEESEPEELTRVFVALFDYDPMSMSPNPDAADEELPFKEGQIIKVFGNKDTDGFYRAEIRDRVGLIPCNMVSEIQTEDDEMMDQLLKQGFLPLNTPVEKLVNCDRFKDGRSINRRSRKSKRERNRRSGRQHPMSTRRMVALYDYDPRESSPNVDVEYEGSRLNEEAELTFCAGDVITVFGEIDEDGFYYGELNGHKGLVPSNFLEEVPDDVEVFLTDSPSRYAQDTPARIKTKRVPLEKSGPPRRAGSPTVRPHVPGSGPATVGPGSPIRAPLDMYSSKKKKGLLSKGKKLLQRLGAVK; the protein is encoded by the exons gAGACAGAGATCAGCACCAGAAGGAAGGAGTGTGAAGCACTCGAGGCGGAGGTGAAGAAAAAGAATCAAACATGTCAGACTTTG GAGAATGAGCTTCAAGACTTCCTGCAGGAGAACAAGCACTTGAACCTCCAGTTGTTCAACAGCAGCCACAAGGCGTCTGAGTATGAGAAG GTGAAGTCTGAGTATGCCAAGCTCAAAGAGACCCTTGGTGCTGTGACGCAGGAGAGAGATTTAGCCCTGTGGGAGAGGAACCAGCTCCAAGACAAACTGGAGAACCTAGAGCAGGTGCTCAAG CATATGCGTGAGGCTGCGGAGCGGAGGCAGCAGCTAGAGTTGGAGCATGAGCAGGCCTTGGCTGTACTCAATGCAAAGCAGCAGGAGATTGACCTTCTTCAGAAG GCTCAGGTTGAGGCTAAAAAGGAACATGAAGGCGCTGTCCATCTGTTAGAG AACCACTTGGACAGCATGCAG GCCAAAGTTCGCGAGCTGGAGGAAAAATGTCGGACTCAGAGTGAGCAGTTCAACCTCCTGTCGAAAGAGCTGGAGAAGTTCCGGCTCCAGGCCGGGAAGTTCGATATCCTCAGCACTGAACCCTTAACTTTATGTGAATCTCCGGGGTCACCCAACAAATCCCTGTCACAGCTCCTGAATGGACTGGCTGCCCCCATAGGAAAAG GCAATGAGGCTCCAACAAGCAGATCTTTGATATCCGAGTTCATTCGACCGCTCCAGATCAGTGGAGACAAGCCGGAGCTCCTCTCTGTCAAGCCAACATTCCTCACTCGCAGTCGAGTTCGCAGCCCAGCGCGGGCTTTCCTCTCTGAG ATGGACAAAGAGCTCAGCTCAACTACCAGGTCGAAGCCGAGGTTCACGGGGAAGGTTCGTCTGTGCATCGCTCGGTACAG TTACAATCCTTATGACGGGCCCAACGAGCATCCCGAGGCAGAGCTCCCCCTGGTGGCCGGGAAGTACCTCTACGTTTACGGGACGATGGATGAGGATGGCTTTTACGAAG GAGAGCTGCTGGACGGACAGCGGGGACTCGTCCCATCCAattttgtggattttgtccAAGACGAGGAGACGCCGTCTGTCCAACACAGGGACACAGTAGCTAAAGAACCTGGCTACCTCAACCACAGTAGCCTGGGGCCTCAGAGACTGGGGGTCGGCACAGGAACGGGGACAGGCATAAGCAGCTTGCTGTCTGACAGTAAACTAGACTGTCTGAGCACCAGCAGCTTGGGCATGGACCTCCTGGGCTCCTCCAGCAACGGGACAGGAACTTTGGATGTCAGCATTGACGAGGTCGGTGAAGACATTGTGCCTTATCCCCGCCGCATCAACCTGATTAAACAACTTGCCAAGAGTGTGATTATTGGCTGGGATCCTCCCGTGGTCCCGCCGGGCTGGGGCTCCATCAGTGGCTACAATGTCTTGGTGGATAAGGAGTTACGCATGAGTGTCCCCTACGGGGGCAGGACAAAGTCTCTTATTGAAAAGCTCAATCTGGCCACCCACACCTACCGGATCTCAGTGCAGAGCATCACCGAGCGTGGCCCGTCGGACGAGCTGCGGTGCACTATGCTCGTGGGAAAGGACGTGGTGGTGGCGCCGTACTACCTGCGGGTGGACAGCATCACACAGGTCTCCGCTGAGCTCTCCTGGATGCCCAGCAACAGCAACTACAGTCACACCATCTTCCTCAACGGTGCAGAGTACGACATGGTCAAGGCGGGGGGCTACAAGTACAAGTTCTTCAACCTGAAGCCGATGACAGTTTACAAGGTGAAGGTTGTGGCGCAGCCGCATCAGGTGCCTTGGCAGCTTCCGATGGATCAAAGGGAAAAGAGGGAAATCTCTGTGGAGTTCTGCTCTCAGCCTGCAG ggccccctctccctccccagGAGGTGCAGGTCCAGTGCGGTCAGACGCCCGGGGTCCTGCAGGTCAGATGGAAGCCGCCGCCTCTGACGTCTTCAGGAACCTCCAACGGGGCCAGTGTGATTGGCTACGCCGTGTGCACAAAGGGACAAAAG ATAGCAGAGGTCTTATACCCCACAGCAGACTATGTGACCGTGGAGTTAAACAGGATTCAGTGTCTGGAGGCCAGGGAGGTCATTGTAAGGACGTTATCAACACAAGGAGAGTCCCAGGACTCGCCCGTGGCCATCATCCCGCACAATCTCCTGGGCTCTCCGCGCCTCTCCCACCGAACCACTGCCCCGCCTCACCCCATCCCCCACCCGCAGTCCCACCCGGTGCACTCGCAAACCCATCCTCCTTATCCGTCGACGTACCCCCCGAATCACCCTCAGCCCCAGGTGCAGCCTCTGCCTCGAGCCCAGCCCCACACGCTGCCCCACGCACAGCCGCACTCGCAGCCCATCTGCCACCCGCCTCCTCATCCCTCGGCCCCGCCTCATTTCCAGCGCCACCCCATGCCCAAGTCCAAACTGTTAGTAAGTGCCAGAGAGCCAGAAACCAAAGAGCACGAGGTGGGCCTGCGATCGGCCCAGCCCTGGGAGCGATCCCCCTCTCCGCTGCCCCCCATGCACGGACCCAACCTGGAGCCGCCGCACTTCCAGCCCCGGCGATCGCCCTCTCCTCAGAGGATCCTGCCGCAGCCTCAGGGAGTCCCCATCCCCAACACCATCGCCAAGGCCATGGCCAGGGAAGCTGCCCAGAGAGTGTTTGCCGAGGGGAACCGG gTTGAGAAAAGAAACATCTTCAGTGAGCGAGGGAACGCCTTGCATCCACTCAActctgatgaggaggaggacggttACGACTCTCCCCAcgcgaggaggagaggagcctCGGTGGATGAGTTCCTCAGGGGCTCCGAGCTGGGCAGACAG caccatcatcaccactacAGCCACAGCGAGGAGTACCACACGGAGAGCAGCCGGGGTTCTGACCTGTCTGACATAatggaggaggacgaggaagatCTGTACTCTGagatgcagctggaggagggcCGCAGGCGCAGCATCAACTCTCACAACACTCTTAAG GCTTATTACAAGCGTCAGGACTTAGCCGAGGAGAGAGACTGCTGGGACCTCCAGAGGGAGGTGGTGAAGCAGAAGTCGCTCCGCAGCAAGCGTCTCCACAGCATCCCCGAGGTGGCCGAGGAAGAGCTGGACGGCGTGGACGGCATGGGCCAGCGCCTGTGCTTCGAAGACGGCGGCCGGCCGGGAACGCCGCACACTCAGCGGAGGATGTACCCCCAGGACTCCCACATGCACAACCACCTCCCCCCCAGCAAGAACTCCCGCCACCTGCAGCGCCAGCGCTCCTCTCCTCGCTTCACCGACAGCCGCTACTGCTACAACCCTGAGGAGCGCAGCCTGGGACGCCCTAACCGCCAGAACACCAAGAGTCCTGACAGCGGGCTGGACTGCGGCAGCGAGGAAGAAGGCTCTCTCGGCCGGGGTCATCGAGGGTACTACGTTCACGGGAGCCCCATGCGGGGGCCCGTGCACATCATCCACTGTGAAGGGCCGGTAGAGAGGCGGGCGCTGGCCATGGGCCGCAAAAGAACTCTGACCCGCCAGTGCAGCGTGGAGGAGGAGTTCTCCGATATCCCAGTGACTGCTGCCAAGTCGGTACACACGGGTGACTTTAGGAACAGGGACCACTTTGGGCCTGGTCGGGAGGCCGGGCCGCGAAACTACTCCAGGGAAGGGGCCCTGAGCGAGGGCAGGCTGAACGAGCTGGACAGGGTCTATTACAGCCCCCACAGGGAGGCTAGGgcccagtctttgtccaggctGAACCGGGACCAGCCGCTG ATCATTGGGAACTCACCGTCACATGGAAGCGCTGATCGTCTGGACCACTCAGGGAGGAGGCTGGTTCACATCGGCACCCCCCCTCAGCAACGGCCCATCCCATCCATTG AGATCACCATGGACAGTAACAGTGAGGGGAGTGAGGGGAACCTCTCACCCGTCAAGGAGGATGTTTACTATGGCAGTGTAGCTCGGCGCAGGATATGGCGATCTATGTCCTCAGAGGATCAATATG ACGGCTATGGCGGGCGCAGGCACGGGCGGGGACGCCACTCCCTGGATTACTACGAGGAGTCGGAGCCGGAGGAGCTGACCCGAGTGTTTGTGGCTCTCTTTGACTACGACCCCATGTCCATGTCGCCCAACCCGGATGCTGCGGACGAGGAGCTGCCGTTCAAGGAGGGCCAGATCATCAAG GTGTTTGGGAATAAAGACACGGATGGCTTCTACAGGGCAGAGATCCGAGACCGAGTGGGTCTGATCCCCTGTAACATGGTCTCTGAGATCCAGACAGAAGATGACGAAATGATGGACCAGCTGCTCAAACAGGGTTTCCTGCCGCTCAACACTCCTGTGGAGAAGTTAG TGAACTGTGATCGTTTCAAAGATGGCCGCTCAATAAATCGCAGGTCCAGAAAGTCCAAAAGAG AGCGGAACAGGCGGAGCGGCCGCCAGCATCCGATGTCGACGCGGAGGATGGTGGCCCTGTACGACTACGACCCTCGAGAGAGCTCCCCTAACGTTGATGTAGAG TATGAGGGCAGCAGGCTGAATGAGGAG GCCGAACTGACTTTCTGTGCTGGAGACGTCATCACAGTTTTCGGTGAAATAGACGAAGACGGCTTTTACTAT GGCGAGCTCAACGGACACAAGGGACTCGTTCCTTCCAACTTTCTAGAAGAAGTGCCTGACGATGTAGAGGTTTTTCTCACTGACTCACCATCTCGCTACGCCCAGGACACTCCAGCACGGATAAAGACCAAAAGG GTTCCGTTGGAAAAATCGGGTCCGCCCAGAAGAGCAGGCTCTCCCACAGTGCGTCCACACGTCCCTGGCTCTGGCCCTGCCACCGTGGGGCCCGGCAGTCCCATCAGGGCCCCACTGGACATGTACTcctccaaaaagaaaaagggactGCTCTCCAAAGGGAAGAAACTGTTGCAAAGACTTGGCGCTGTAAAATAA